AATGCCTTTTTATCCAGGGATCTTtgattggaaaaaaaaaccaaaGAGAAGAAAAGTAAATTAGTTGGAAAcacaaacttttttaaacaaaaattaggAAGAAAGTTATCATAACTATTACtactttattaaatttgCAAACATcttaaagaatataaaaaataaataatataaatttagaGATTTAAGAAAagcaataaaatttaaattacacaatcaaaataaatttgataattactttattattttagaaacAAAAGATTCATTGTTTTGtaattttagaataaaatttttataatttaatacaaaattcaatgttattttttaaaaaattagttttttacATGTAAACTgaatcaataaaaaatttaattgatataaacctttttaaaaactaaatatttgtaattatatatactatcaaaatactttttaaattttgataaaatttaaattttattatcaatttattaaacaaataattacaaagaataatttgcataaataaaaaagtttttgctaattttttttttaaattaataagttGATATTTCAAtgtaatcttttatttttagtttttatagaaaaaatatttaaaagttaaaataaagataaagaGGTAAgtatttatcttaaaatattattttaaagtgaatatatttttatttgatatttgtaatcaacaaaataaatatgtaacACGAACGAAAGggaaattttctttataattttgaatacaatttaattcaatatcattaaaagtatttttatatctaacAATTAACCAATAAAATTcgacaataaaatttacaaaaaaaaatcatttttgttaactaaaacacaaataaaataaataaatttatttttttacaatttaaaaaaaaaatagaaattgtAAAGTTAACTAAGATATgttgaaattataaaaaaaaattttccaactagcttttcaaaatataaatatttttagaaatcattttaaaagcataaaaattttatgagtttttgaaaacaaatttaaataccaaaactttttatttaaattagttACAAATTTCTAAACTTTATCAATTTAcctgtttatttatttaattaatacaaattatatcaaaacttatttttttaatttattcaaGTGTACTATATTatagttttaatttataaaccttaatttataaaattttacaaaagtATTTATGTCTTATctagtaatataaaattttaaatactttaattgttgatttttaatattttaatgttataaatttttttctcaaTCAAAACTAATTGAGATAccatttaattattaaaaaaaatgataaatagaaggattaataattatactgATAAGGAGTTTAAATACAgcaaattattatattaattacaaaaatgatattttatataacatttcttttttttttaacttctaCTATTATTAGTAGTAGTATTTACAAACATGAACAGGTAataatttaactattttttttgtaaaacttTTAGTTACTTGAttcattaaaagaatatataaaaaatgaagaaaaaagtaAAGTTCCTTGTGACATTTGTATGGAAACAATGGCAAATGTAATTGAAATGTCACACAATGAAACAAATGTTAATGACATagaaaagtatattttagaTAGATGTGTAAAAGAAAATACACAAATTGCAAGTATATGTAAGGGAATGgttgaaaattttacaaatgagggtgtttttgttttaaaacaaaCAAAATATACAGCTAACCAGATATGTGGAGCATTTGTTAAAGATTGTGGTGCTACTGATGATCCATTAAATGATATGTGGAAATTTGATATTCCTAATGGAAAACCaccaattaaaaaatggccaaaaataaataatccaCAACATACTTTAAGAGTTTTACATTTAACTGATATTCATATTGATCGTGAATATAAAACAGGATCAGAAGCCAATTGTCAtacaaaaaatgataatgataGAATGCTTTGTTGTAGAGAATATCCAtctacaaataaaaataatattaaagttcCAGCTGGGTATTGGGGAACACCATATGATTGTGACATACCATATCGTACTTTTGTCAATGCAATAgaatatatatcaaaaaatgataaatttgattatattattgttacaGGAGATATGGAATCTCATGATATGTGGGCTTATACCAAAGCAAAAACAATGacgaatattttaaatataacatcTATACTTCAAGAATATTTTCCTAATACTCCTATTTATCAAACAACAGGAAATCATGAAGGTGTCCCAATGGATGCTATGGGTCCACATTCTATGGCTGAGTATGCAGAAAGAGGACCAACATGGCTTTATAATACATTTGCTCAAGCATGGAAAAGAGATTTACCAAAAGATACTGAAAGTGGAATAAAATATAGAGGAAGTTATGTAATTAAACCATATACaggattaaaaattatttcaattaataCCATATATTgttcaaaaaataatctttataattatattaatcaaAAAGATCCAGATAATACAATAGCATGGTTAGTTTCAGAATTATTAGAATCagaaaaaattgaagaaaaagTACATATAATTTCACATATTCCACCTGGTAGTACATATTGTTTAAAAGGATggtcttttaatttttatgatattgtATATCGTTTTGAAAATACAATTGCTGCATTAATTTATGGCCATACACATAAAGATTCTTTTGAAGTATATTATGAAAATAgtgatattaataaaagacCATATcatgtaaattttattgcaCCAAGTTTAACAACATATCCCTACAATAATCCAGCATTCAGAGTTTATACAATTGATGGTAATTATGAAGGAAGCTCTTTTACAATTATTGAATCAGAAACATATTATGCAAATATAACAGAAGCTAATGAAAATAATCCTCCTAAATGGAAATTAGAATATAAGCTGAAAGaagaatttaaaatgaaagaTCTGTCACCAGAATCATTTCataatttaactaaaatccttgaaaatgatattaatgtttttgaaaaattttatctttattataacaGAAATCATAAGTCATGCAAAAGCACATGCCATCAAAACATTGTTTGTGGTTTACGTTCTGCCAGAAGTTATGACAAAACAACATTTTGTCATTATCgggataaaaaattattaattaagtaaattatttatgttactcttataaataaacatttaaaatataaaaaaatattcataaacaaaattaaaatttgagatttgatattaatcaagggtattttattttaaatgataagaaGATTAGATTTATATGGTATATAGTTTCTATTTATGAATgcttttaagaaaattaaatatttatggtGTTAGAttcttaaatattaaattggataagatttatatttattttaaaactaaaaaagtatatatatatataagcatttcttttttagttttatttttattgatatgattgacaacaaaattttttcattttttatttttattttttactttaaacttttatattcatCATCTACCACTGAGATTCCTATAGTATTAAgtacaataataaatgacaataaaacaacaaatgttacaaataatgatttaaataaatctgAAAATATGTCTAATGTTTTAAGTGGTTCTACCATTAGAAAAGGTAAAGGTAAAATTGTAAGAATTGGACATATTGGGGCATTAAATGCAATGCCAAATGCAGAATTAGTATTAGATATGGCAAGAAAAGAATTATGGAGAGATGGTATTTTAGATGATGAGTTTGATGTTGAGTTAATTAATACACGTGCATGTGGAGAGTCATTTGAAGGTGTTGCAGTTGCTGCTGATATGTTTCATCTTCAAGATGTTAAAGCTTTTATTGGACCATATTGTAATGCAGAAATGGATGCTGTTTCTAAGATGGCTGCATATTGGAATGTCCCTATTATTGGGTATATGGCTGCTTCAAATACATTTTCGGACAAAACAATATACAAAACATTAGCTAGAGTTTCTATTAGAACAACAAATTCTTTAGCATATGCTGTTGCTACAactttaaaacattataacTGGAAAAATGTTGCTATTGTTACAAATACAGGAGTTGTTGCTCTTGAGAGAactgtaataaaaataaaaaaacaaattctattttaaatgataaaataaaagaggaaactattattttacaaatataaaagtaactattttcttttaattttatcaattaaaaaaatataattttatatataagtattataaaaacattttatcttttaggtatcatttgaagaaaattttcataaacttggaataaatattttaagaaaaataaccTTTGATGAGAATGCAGATACAAAATTAATCTTAGAATCTGGATTAATgcaagatattaaaaatacagctcgtattattatatgtatttttacaaaaacaaGAGATATGACAATAGAATTTATGAAAGCTGTTGTTCAAGCAAAGATGAATACAAATgattatgtatatatttttccatGGCTTCAGGCAGAAGCTAAAGAACCTCCACCATGGATAGATAAGGAGGGACatataaatacaaatattaaaaaaattttttcaaatagtATTATTGTTGATGATATTAATGGTTTTGATAATACATTAACTACACCTTTTGTTgaaaaaatggaaaaaaataatcttgaTATTAATGAACTTGATTTGGTAAGCAAAAAATTGATCAAACTAAAAATCTTACTATTTTTAGTCAAATGTTTATGGTTACATTCATTTGTATGATAGTcttaaattatattcattaattGTTCGTTCAATTATGAATAAGACAGGTGGAGATTTCGATCCATTAacaaatggaaaaaaaatttggaaTGAAATGAGAAGATTTAGTTTTCCTGGTTTGGTTTCTATTGAAGGAACCTCAGCAGGAAATGTTATCATGGATGATTTAGCAGAACGTGCTGCAAGTTATGGagcattttatattaatccTGATAGAGATGATGTTATTAAGATGGTAGAAATGGAACCtgtttttgttaataattgtGATGGATTGAAAACAAAATCAGGATGTTATGAGTTAAAAGTTTCTGATATTGTAACAGGATTTTGGCCTAGTCCTGATGGTAAACTTCCTTTTGACATTCCTAATTGTGGTTTTAAGAATGAAAAATGTGATTATACTCTTTATATTGTTATTGGTGttttaagtttattaattattatttttataattttaggATTATCAATTAGTAGAATACTGTAAGTTTTTcttcttattttttacataaaatttaataactatatattatatttttttttaaagtgaAAATCGTGCATTAGCTAATACACCTTGGAGAATATGGAGAGATGACACAAGAACAATAACAGAAGATGAAATGAAGTCCATGTTATCTATTGGATCAtctaaaacaaaaatatctAATATGAGTAAATTTGTTAAACACCATGCAGTCATTGGTACAAATACCCATGCATCTTATCATATTTATCCACAGAAGCGTCTTATCACTTTCGCAAGagaagatataaaattattaaaccaAATGAAGCTTCTTGTTCATGATAATCTTAATCCATTCTTAGGAATGAGctttaatgaaaaagatgAAATGCTATTATATTGGAAATTTTGTTCAAGAGGTACTGTAcaagatattatttataatgatgatataaatattgataGTAATTTTCATGCAGCTTTTATTCGTGATATAACAGCTGGATTAgaatatattcatttatcaCCTGTTATATTTCATGGTAGTTTAACACCATGGGCATGTTTAATTGATAGAAATTGGACAGTAAAATTGACAGATTATACTATAGCAAGCCTTGTTGAAAAATGGACTAAACTTTCTATGATTGATCCTGAAGCAATAAAAGATGGTGAAAATAAAGCTGCAGCAACTCAAAAAAGTTATGTATTATATTGTTCTCCAGAAACATTAAAAACATCAGAAactaataaaagaaaaaataatgaaagtGATTGGGTAAAACAAAGTGGAAGTAGAAAACAAGCATCAgatatttattcatttggTATTGTAATgtatgaaattttatatagatCATTACCATTTTCTGATACATTAAATGTAGATGAATTAATTGATGGAAATAAATTAGGAAATGCTAATATTAAACCATCAATTCAAGATAGAAGTAAAATTCATCCTGATCTTTGTGCATTACTTCTTGATTGTTGGAATATTAATCCAGAAGTACGACCAAGTATTAAACGTGTCCGTCTTAATACagaacattatttaaaagtaaaaggTTCACTTGTTGATCAGATGATGAGAGTTATGGAACAATATGCTAACAATCTTGAAAAATTAGTTCAAGAAAGAACTGGTATGTTAGAGGAAGCAAATATTAGAgctgataaattattatcacaATTACTTCCATCATATATAgctaatgaattaaaaatggGAAAAAGTGTTCCtccaaaattatttgaaCAGGCATCTGTTATGTTTAGTGATATTGTTGGTTTCACTAAAATTTGTAGTTCCTCATCACCATTAGAAgtggtaaattttttaaatagtgtTTATACTGGTTTTGAtgatattatcaataaacaTGATGCTTATAAAGTAGAAACAATTGGTGATGCATATATGGTTGTATCTGGTATACCTCAAGAAAATGGTGTTAATCATTTAGCTAATTTAGCTGATGTAACATTATGTATGATGGAATTTTTACAAACATATATTATAccacataaaaaaaatgaaaaattaaggATAAGACTTGGTATTCATTGTGGACCAGTAGCAGCTGGTGTTGTTGGTTTAACAGCTCCAAGATATTGTTTATTTGGTGATACTGTTAATACAGCAAGTCGTATGGAAAGTACAGGTTTACCAGAACAAATACAAATaagtacattttttaatgatagacttaataaacattttccTGAATTTGATACATCATTAAGAGGACCAGTATTAGTTAAAGGTAAAGGTGAAATTAATACATATTGGTTAGAAGGTAAAAATGGTAGAAGTATAACAGCACCAATACCAGTAGAACTTCAAAATCAATTTGGTAAGATATGAAGAATAATCAAAAATGACATTGAAATTCTTAAATTTacttatcatattttatatatatacaccAGACAATCAAATTATCtttatagtaatttttatagtgTCTATAAAAGggtgtcaaaaaaaaaagaaaatgtcaTTTCTTAATTAATTATGTCCTTGATTAACATTGTAatctaaaagaaaaaattattttcaattttcttTCTGTTATTTCTTTCAattaaatacataaaaaagtatcagttttagtataaaaaaatgtaactgttaacatttttttatataataaaatatatgaccTCTTATTTACCTCTGTAAAcatgttttattaataaaatattataaataacaaaattttgtattattcatatcctatataataaatatttaaaaaaaaaaataaaataatgacaAAAATGTAActaagtataaatttttattacttcaTTAAacgttttaaatattaatattaagtagtattaaaaaaagaaaaaaaatatacaaacacgtttatatattttttttattgttacatAAAAcataatgttattaaaaataaaattgtctttttttttttataaattttctcttattaattctattatttttaatgaataatttacaagattttaatataatatttattatagtttCATATGTAAagtgttattttaaaataaaaatattttataaaagtaaactCTATTatggataaaaaattttta
This Strongyloides ratti genome assembly S_ratti_ED321, chromosome : 2 DNA region includes the following protein-coding sequences:
- a CDS encoding Guanylate cyclase, producing the protein MIDNKIFSFFIFIFYFKLLYSSSTTEIPIVLSTIINDNKTTNVTNNDLNKSENMSNVLSGSTIRKGKGKIVRIGHIGALNAMPNAELVLDMARKELWRDGILDDEFDVELINTRACGESFEGVAVAADMFHLQDVKAFIGPYCNAEMDAVSKMAAYWNVPIIGYMAASNTFSDKTIYKTLARVSIRTTNSLAYAVATTLKHYNWKNVAIVTNTGVVALERTVSFEENFHKLGINILRKITFDENADTKLILESGLMQDIKNTARIIICIFTKTRDMTIEFMKAVVQAKMNTNDYVYIFPWLQAEAKEPPPWIDKEGHINTNIKKIFSNSIIVDDINGFDNTLTTPFVEKMEKNNLDINELDLSNVYGYIHLYDSLKLYSLIVRSIMNKTGGDFDPLTNGKKIWNEMRRFSFPGLVSIEGTSAGNVIMDDLAERAASYGAFYINPDRDDVIKMVEMEPVFVNNCDGLKTKSGCYELKVSDIVTGFWPSPDGKLPFDIPNCGLSISRILENRALANTPWRIWRDDTRTITEDEMKSMLSIGSSKTKISNMSKFVKHHAVIGTNTHASYHIYPQKRLITFAREDIKLLNQMKLLVHDNLNPFLGMSFNEKDEMLLYWKFCSRGTVQDIIYNDDINIDSNFHAAFIRDITAGLEYIHLSPVIFHGSLTPWACLIDRNWTVKLTDYTIASLVEKWTKLSMIDPEAIKDGENKAAATQKSYVLYCSPETLKTSETNKRKNNESDWVKQSGSRKQASDIYSFGIVMYEILYRSLPFSDTLNVDELIDGNKLGNANIKPSIQDRSKIHPDLCALLLDCWNINPEVRPSIKRVRLNTEHYLKVKGSLVDQMMRVMEQYANNLEKLVQERTGMLEEANIRADKLLSQLLPSYIANELKMGKSVPPKLFEQASVMFSDIVGFTKICSSSSPLEVVNFLNSVYTGFDDIINKHDAYKVETIGDAYMVVSGIPQENGVNHLANLADVTLCMMEFLQTYIIPHKKNEKLRIRLGIHCGPVAAGVVGLTAPRYCLFGDTVNTASRMESTGLPEQIQISTFFNDRLNKHFPEFDTSLRGPVLVKGKGEINTYWLEGKNGRSITAPIPVELQNQFGKI
- a CDS encoding Sphingomyelin phosphodiesterase; the encoded protein is MIFYITFLFFLTSTIISSSIYKHEQLLDSLKEYIKNEEKSKVPCDICMETMANVIEMSHNETNVNDIEKYILDRCVKENTQIASICKGMVENFTNEGVFVLKQTKYTANQICGAFVKDCGATDDPLNDMWKFDIPNGKPPIKKWPKINNPQHTLRVLHLTDIHIDREYKTGSEANCHTKNDNDRMLCCREYPSTNKNNIKVPAGYWGTPYDCDIPYRTFVNAIEYISKNDKFDYIIVTGDMESHDMWAYTKAKTMTNILNITSILQEYFPNTPIYQTTGNHEGVPMDAMGPHSMAEYAERGPTWLYNTFAQAWKRDLPKDTESGIKYRGSYVIKPYTGLKIISINTIYCSKNNLYNYINQKDPDNTIAWLVSELLESEKIEEKVHIISHIPPGSTYCLKGWSFNFYDIVYRFENTIAALIYGHTHKDSFEVYYENSDINKRPYHVNFIAPSLTTYPYNNPAFRVYTIDGNYEGSSFTIIESETYYANITEANENNPPKWKLEYKLKEEFKMKDLSPESFHNLTKILENDINVFEKFYLYYNRNHKSCKSTCHQNIVCGLRSARSYDKTTFCHYRDKKLLIK